The Heterodontus francisci isolate sHetFra1 chromosome 33, sHetFra1.hap1, whole genome shotgun sequence genome has a segment encoding these proteins:
- the gpatch8 gene encoding G patch domain-containing protein 8 isoform X7 has translation MFKATTVAVDEDANDRKVVSTGDSSGRKTSESTSPSVNRSVSDSTSGDSKGEADNAGHCVSGSSAGSGQSNQPAQSLSISQLKNNSGTPLQKLGVSFSFAKKAPVRLDFSASVFGDVAEEPNESETPNPDDKVPSSQGSPKSMEVETVANSDKTEGASQSESDNDSINSTLSKLKKMMKREDDTSQSEPIYYHYIPPAHCKVKPNFPFLLFMKATEESDKCGNKKNLETTKNNPDVQNILKPQERKGGENEAPDVQQDDDTAYQAINTEPDKDATSPGTISKQNSETTPAKPSTREEGKQNSSANKEVPNGPKRPTGPFFPVLSKDESTTLQWPSELLMVTKSEPCISYSCNPLYFEFKLARNRDAKGKNKERDPANSHAQNTDQDSQAKCGIDASKAAMKTTVSEGDIKVQEQPSPSVRKSEVQAGESERNTNKKDKSMKSHKHKKKKKHKKSGKHLKEKTNEKKDKQKDGEARDGNSKKRKKRKHKNKNIDEKSKDTAIGLSVQMATIKFMEENIQVQKKRRRSQGDSQHTLTAVEDSSRSSSSSRKEDCSEEPSSKRQKTSSCDSRKRMSSRKENRTRHRNRDSSRDEESDSYDESHRKRSRQKSSSRYSDDYDSRSDRSYSSRSRRRRSSSQRSSHRSYSSGSDVSSDCSRYSHRRSYSDSYSDYSDRSQHRSKRSHDTDYDYRRSRHKGKKHKYSSSDDDYRRSRSRSRSSSRGRTRTRTRTISRTRSRSRTRSSSHSRSRSKRRSQSATQRSWKRSRSYSRNRSSNTRHRTSRRSISRDKGSHSHDSSSDRRSSRRNSSRSFSRDRVYRSKSPCYSRSRLLGKKGDFVKKEENKEDGVRSGNTFHRNSSSISTGKMDLEDEPTQEERNSLTAKRLLEKIQSRKVEKKSEINSEAASASNKVGIKLKDPPQGYFGPKLPPALGNKALLPLIGKLPTIKKPATKKMEDFCLEKADKEEEQYLAEPKDKTKAEVSQLPNWTVQGEIQTGEEKSENEEISAVNEQIQPIQTQFVDKEFALESQTISDAYISDVTTPAEVIKEPSELGPPDAGEAVMMHFAPDPEPFSNYIPEAEVQEIDEDSQEDADSSMAPLDRQPITFTPEEMEKYSKLQQAAQQHIQQQLLAKQVKTFPTSTALAPAPTLQQFHIQQPSAAATATSITTVHHAILQHQAAAAAAMGIHPHAHPQTLAQIHHIPQPHLTPISLSHITPSIYPTHPATFLTSHPIHIIPASALHAGPLALHPVPHALYPALFAPRPAGAGASALHLHPFLHPIFSGQELQHPPSHGT, from the coding sequence ATGTTCAAAGCTACGACTGTGGCTGTTGATGAAGATGCTAATGACAGAAAAGTTGTCAGCACAGGTGATAGCAGTGGAAGAAAGACAAGTGAATCCACGTCACCATCTGTTAACAGGAGTGTATCTGACAGCACATCGGGAGATAGCAAAGGAGAAGCTGACAACGCAGGTCATTGTGTTAGTGGAAGCTCTGCAGGTTCAGGTCAGAGCAACCAGCCAGCACAATCTTTAAGCATCAGCCAGCTTAAGAATAATTCTGGCACTCCCTTACAAAAGCTAGGAGTGTCATTTTCTTTTGCGAAAAAGGCACCAGTCAGGCTTGACTTTTCTGCTTCAGTGTTCGGTGATGTTGCAGAGGAGCCAAATGAATCTGAAACACCAAACCCTGATGATAAAGTGCCCTCTAGTCAAGGATCACCAAAGTCGATGGAGGTTGAAACTGTAGCAAACTCTGATAAGACAGAAGGTGCTAGTCAATCAGAAAGTGATAACGACTCTATAAACAGTACCTTATCAAAGTTGAAAAAAATGATGAAAAGAGAGGATGATACCAGTCAGTCAGAACCCATATATTATCATTACATTCCTCCTGCACATTGTAAAGTGAAACCTAACTTTCCATTTCTGTTGTTTATGAAAGCTACAGAAGAGTCAGATAAGTGTGGCAATAAGAAGAATTTAGAGACTACAAAAAATAACCCAGATGTACAAAATATTTTGAAGCCTCAGGAAAGGAAAGGAGGAGAAAATGAGGCACCTGATGTACAACAAGACGATGATACTGCCTATCAAGCAATAAATACAGAACCTGATAAAGATGCAACGTCCCCTGGAACCATAAGCAAGCAGAATTCTGAGACCACACCAGCAAAGCCTAGTACTCGTGAAGAAGGAAAACAAAACAGTTCAGCAAATAAAGAAGTCCCCAATGGGCCTAAACGACCAACTGGGCCCTTTTTCCCAGTCTTGAGCAAAGATGAAAGTACCACCCTTCAGTGGCCCTCAGAGTTACTGATGGTTACAAAGAGTGAACCGTGCATTTCATATAGTTGCAATCCCCTCTACTTTGAGTTTAAGCTGGCACGGAATAGGGATGCTAAAGGAAAAAACAAAGAAAGAGACCCTGCAAATTCACATGCACAGAATACTGATCAAGATTCACAGGCCAAGTGTGGCATAGACGCTAGTAAAGCTGCTATGAAGACAACGGTAAGTGAGGGTGATATTAAAGTACAAGAACAGCCTTCTCCAAGTGTAAGAAAATCTGAAGTTCAAGCTGGTGAAAGTGAAAGAAACACCAATAAGAAAGACAAGAGCATGAAATCACACAAACATAAAAAGAAAAAGAAGCACAAAAAATCAGGCAAACATTTGAAGGAGAAAACTAATGAGAAAAAGGATAAGCAGAAGGATGGTGAAGCACGTGATGGGAATTCGAAAAAAAGGAAAAAACGTAAACACAAGAATAAAAACATAGATGAGAAAAGTAAAGACACTGCTATAGGACTTTCTGTACAGATGGCTACAATAAAGTTTATGGAGGAAAATATCCAGGTGCAGAAGAAAAGACGCAGATCACAAGGTGATTCCCAACATACACTCACTGCTGTTGAAGATAGTAGTagaagtagtagtagtagtagaaaAGAGGATTGTTCTGAGGAACCCAGTAGCAAAAGACAGAAGACAAGTTCTTGTGATTCAAGAAAAAGAATGTCTAGTCGGAAAGAGAACAGAACTAGGCATAGGAACCGAGACAGCAGCAGAGATGAAGAATCTGATAGTTATGATGAATCTCATAGAAAACGATCCAGACAAAAATCCTCCTCTCGTTACAGCGATGATTATGATTCAAGAAGTGACAGAAGCTACTCTAGTAGATCAAGGAGACGTCGTTCATCCTCCCAGCGATCATCACATAGGTCATATTCATCTGGGTCTGATGTCTCCTCGGACTGTAGTAGATACAGCCATCGAAGAAGCTATTCTGATAGTTACAGCGACTACAGTGATAGATCACAACATCGTTCTAAACGATCTCATGATACAGATTATGACTATAGAAGATCAAGACACAAAGGAAAAAAGCACAAATACTCATCATCAGATGACGACTACAGACGAAGTAGAAGCAGATCCAGAAGTAGCAGCAGGGGAAGAACTCGGACAAGGACTCGGACCATCAGTAGAACACGAAGCCGAAGTAGAACTCGTAGTAGCAGTCATAGCAGGAGCCGAAGCAAGCGGCGTAGTCAGAGCGCAACACAGCGAAGCTGGAAACGGAGCCGTAGTTATAGCCGCAACCGTAGTAGTAACACTAGGCACCGGACCTCGCGGAGATCCATTTCAAGAGACAAAGGATCACACAGCCATGATAGCTCCAGTGATAGACGGTCCAGTCGAAGGAACTCCAGTAGGTCATTTTCTAGAGATCGGGTATATCGGTCAAAATCTCCCTGTTACAGCAGAAGCAGACTGCTGGGGAAGAAAGGTGACTTTGTGAAAAAGGAAGAAAACAAAGAGGATGGTGTAAGGTCAGGCAATACTTTCCATAGAAATTCCAGCAGCATCAGCACAGGAAAAATGGATTTAGAAGATGAACCAACACAAGAAGAAAGGAACTCCTTAACAGCTAAACGGCTGTTGGAAAAGATCCAGTCTAGAAAGGTTGaaaagaaatctgaaataaatagtgAAGCAGCATCAGCATCTAATAAAGTAGGAATTAAACTAAAAGATCCTCCTCAGGGTTATTTTGGACCTAAACTTCCCCCAGCTTTGGGCAATAAGGCACTGCTTCCTTTAATAGGAAAACTGCCGACAATCAAAAAGCCTGCAACAAAGAAAATGGAAGACTTTTGCTTGGAGAAAGCGGACAAAGAAGAGGAGCAGTATCTAGCAGAGCCTAAAGATAAGACAAAGGCAGAAGTCAGTCAGCTACCAAATTGGACAGTGCAAGGAGAAATTCAAACTGGAGAAGAAAAATCTGAAAATGAAGAAATATCAGCTGTAAATGAGCAAATTCAACCAATTCAAACACAATTTGTTGATAAAGAATTTGCATTGGAATCTCAAACCATCTCAGATGCCTACATTTCTGATGTAACCACACCAGCTGAAGTTATCAAAGAACCTTCAGAATTAGGACCACCAGATGCAGGTGAAGCTGTTATGATGCATTTTGCACCAGATCCAGAGCCATTCTCCAATTATATTCCAGAGGCTGAAGTACAAGAAATTGACGAGGATTCCCAAGAGGATGCAGATTCATCAATGGCCCCACTTGATAGACAGCCTATAACATTCACCCCTGAAGAAATGGAGAAGTATAGTAAACTACAACAGGCAGCTCAACAGCACATCCAACAACAGCTTCTAGCTAAACAAGTGAAGACTTTCCCTACCTCAACTGCCTTAGCTCCCGCTCCAACTCTCCAACAATTTCATATTCAGCAACCATCAGCAGCTGCAACAGCAACATCTATCACTACTGTTCACCATGCTATATtacaacatcaggcagcagcagctgCAGCCATGGGTATTCATCCACATGCACACCCACAGACTCTTGCTCAAATCCATCACATACCCCAGCCCCACCTGACCCCCATTTCTCTGTCACATATCACACCATCTATTTACCCTACTCATCCTGCCACTTTTCTGACTAGCCACCCAATACATATTATACCTGCGTCAGCCCTTCATGCGGGTCCGCTGGCCCTTCACCCAGTCCCACATGCCCTCTATCCTGCTCTCTTTGCCCCTCGGCCCGCAGGAGCAGGTGCTTCCGCTCTCCATCTCCATCCTTTCCTCCATCCTATCTTTTCAGGACAGGAACTCCAACATCCTCCCAGTCATGGCACTTGA